GGTGCTAAGGCTGAGGTAAAGGTCGATGAGAAGGCTAAGCTAAGCTTTGTCGAGGCTGCGTTTTCGGACTCCCTCGCCATCTACCTGCTCTCACTGGCCGTCGACTTCGACTACTCGGAGCTGCGGGAGCGGGAGTATCCGCTGCTGGCCCCGGCGGCGCTGGCCGCCCGTCTGCGCCTGGTAGCCGAGCTGTTTCCCCCCAACCAGGGCTATGAGTTCTCCATCCGCTACCGCCGCCGCGCTTAAGCGCTTCGTGCCGTTCTTGGGGCGGTATGGGTAGGATGATCTTCTGAGGGCCTCCCGCTGGTCGGCAGCGAGCGATCTTCACTGCCGACCAGCGGGAGGCCCCATGCTTACAATCTCCCCATGCAGCCCCGAGAACGGCACGAAGTGCTACCGGATGCAGCCCATGGCCGCACGGAAGAGTCCCTCGAAGCTGCCTGTGACTGCGGGGTCGCGGGCAATCGCCGTCTCGACTGCCTTCTGGGCCACGGCGCGGGCGTAGCCCAGGTTCACCAGCGCGGAGAGGGCGTCGTCGCCCACTGGTCCGTGGCTTAGAACCGGGGTGGCGGCGGGCAGCGCGGTGGCCAGGTCGTCCAGCTTGTCCTTCAGCTCCAGCACCACGCGCTCGGCCGTCTTCTTGCCGATGCCGGGAATCTTTGTCAACGAGGCATGGTCGCTGGCCCGGATCGCCGCGATCAGCCGGTCGGCGGCGATGCCGCTCAGCACCGTGATCGCCAGCTTGGGACCGATGCCGGAGATGGTGAGCAGCCGCTCGAAGAGCCGCTTCTCCTGCGTCTCGGCGAAGCCGAAGAGGGCGAGCTGGTCTTCGGCCACCTTGGTGAAGATGTGCAGGCGCGCCTCTTCTCCCTCGTTCGGCAGCGCGGTATAAGTCGCCACCGAGATGGCAACGTCATAGCCCACACCGGCGCACTCGACGATGGCCTGGTTGGGAGACTTCGAGATCAGGCGTCCGCGCAGGTGAGCAATCATGTCTTGATTGTAGTAGCCCTATTCAAAACAAAAGCAAAAGCGCCCTCACGCCGGGCGGGCGGTACTTCGTACCGTTCTCGACGCTTCGCGTAGAAGCAAAGGCTTCGGGGCTACAGGTTCGCGATCATGGCCGCGAGCAGGGCTGTGCGCGGGACCAGCTCGGCGGCGATGATGTGTTCATGGGCCGCATGGGCTCCCGCACCGACCGCACCCATGCCGTCGAGCGTGGGCACGCCGAGCGCGGCGGTAAAGTTGCCGTCCGAGCCGCCGCCGGTTGCGGCCTCGTCCAACTCGAAGCCCAGCCCGGCGGCCAGCCTTCGCGCCTGGCGGAAGAGCCGGATGGTGCCCGCTTTGCGCTCCATCGGCGGGCGGTTGATGCCGCCGGTCAGCTCCAGTTTGCACGACGGATCGGTGGCGCGCAGGCCGCGCAGTTGGCGCTCGATGAGGCGGGCGTCGGCGGCGCGGGCGATCCGGACGTCGATCTCCACGGTGCACTCGGCGGCGATGACGTTCGAGCGCGTGCCGCCCTCGATGACGCCGCAGTTGACGGTGAGGCCCCGCGAGAGATCGGTGAAGGCCGAGATAATCTCGATCTGGCGGGCCGCCTCGCGTATGGCCGAGTGGCCGCTCTCGAAATCGACCCCGCTGTGGGCGGCGACGCCGGTGACCCGCAGGTTATAGTTGCCGACGCCTTTGCGGGCGGTCTTGTAGGCCAGGCCCTGCGCTGGTTCCAACACGAAGACCGCTTCAGCTTCGAGCGCCACCCGCTCGGTGATGTGGCGGGAGACCGGGCTGCCGACCTCCTCGTCGGAGACCAGCAGAAACTGGACGGGGCGTGATAACTTCTGCTCTTGCAGGCACTTGATGGCGGCCAGCGCCATCACCACCCCGGCCTTCATGTCCAGCACGCCGGGACCGTAAAGGCGGCCGTCCTGCTCGCGCCACGGCATTTGGGTCAGCGTACCCAGGCTCCAGACCGTGTCCAGATGGCCCAGCAGCAGCACCGGACGGCCCGTGCGGGGGCCGAAGCAGAGTTTGAGAATGTTTCCGAACTCCTTCTGTTTGTGAAGCTTGACACGCCCCTTCAATTCCCTGGCCCAGCCCGCGACCAGGGCTGCGGCGGCATTGACGGCGGCGCGGTCTTCGCTGGGCGATTCCACCTCAACCAGTTCGCGGAGGTGCTGTTCGATCCAACCCGAGTGAGCGGCGGCGGCGGTGGCAAGGGCTTGCAGGGTCATCTTCGTCATCGTATCCCACCCCCGTGTCAGAGGTGGTTCCGTGGCCTCGTCTGTGGCTTTTTTGCCACACCCACGGGCATCGGTGCTGGGATAATCTGGCTCCGTAGGAGAACGATACTGGTGCAGGGTTCAGCTCACCTGGAGCAGACAATCCGGTCGGAGATCAGCTTTGCGGGCGTGGGGCTGCATAGCGGCGCGCCGGTCTCCATGCGGCTGGTACCGGCTCCGGCGGGTTCGGGAATCGTCTTCCGCCGCACCGATCTGGACAACTTCGAGATTCCCGCGACCGGGCGCAACGTCGCCAAGGTGAGCTATGCCACCTCGCTGATGCGGCAGTCGGTACTGATCCAGACCACCGAGCATCTGCTCTCCGCCCTTATCGGCTTTGGCGTCGATAACGTGATCGTCGAGGTGGATAACCTCGAGGTCCCGATCCTCGACGGCTCGGCCCTGCCGTACGTGCAGGCCTTCCAGACGACGGGGCTGAAGCAGCAGCGGCGGCGGCGCGAGTACCTGAAGATTTTGAAGGAAGTCGAGGTGCGGGAGGGGTCGAAGTTTATCGGCGTCTATCCCGGCGACGGCTACCGGATCGACTACGCGATTGATTTTCCCGCGCCTATCGGCAGCGAGACCTTTACCGGCAACCTGGCCACGGGCGACTATGTGCGCTGGATCGCGCCCGCCCGCACCTTCGGGTTCAAGGAAGACGAGCCGATGCTGCGGGATATGGGGCTGATTCGCGGGGCGTCGGACCAGTGCGCCATCATCCTGAACCGGCAGGGCGTACTGAACGGCCCGCTGCGGTTTGCCGATGAGTTTGTGCGGCATAAGGTGCTGGATCTGATCGGCGACCTGGCGCTGGCGGGGCGGCGGATTCAGGGCCGCGTGGTGGCCGAGCGCGCCGGTCACGCGATGCACACGGCGCTGGTGCAGCGGCTGATGCGGGATCGCTCGGCCTGGGAGCTGGCACACGGATACGATGAGGTTCCAGAGACGGCGCAGGATGAGGCGATGGTCCGGGGCCTGCTGCCGGTCCACGCCTAAACCATGCTGGCGGCGGTGGCTCTGGGGTCGAATCTTGCCTCGCGCTTTGGGGAGCGGGAGGAGAACCTGCGGACGGCGGTTGAGCGAGTCTGTTCGCTGGGGAGCGTGGTGGCCGTCTCCAGTTTTTTCGATACGGAGCCGGTGGGGTATCTGGATCAGCCACGGTTTTTGAATGGGGCGTTGCTGCTGGAGACGGAGCTTGCGCCGATTGCTCTGCTGCGGGGACTGTTGGCGATTGAAGCCGAGATGGGGCGGCGGCGGGATCTGGTGGTGGCCAAGGGGCCTCGGGTGATTGATCTGGATCTGCTGCTGGTGGACGGGGTGGTGGTGGATACGCCGGAGCTGATGCTGCCGCATCCGGCGCTGGCCGAGAGGGCGTTTGTGCTGGAGCCGCTGGCGGAGATTGCGCCGGGGTGGGTGCATCCGGTGACAGGGCGAACCGTGGTGGAGATGTTGGCGGCGCTGCACGCGAAGCAGTAAAAAGGCGTGTTAATGCCCGCCCTCCGCGCAGGAGGCCGGTTCGGCAGTACGGGTTTGCGGCAGGGATAGGTCGGGCCTTCAGCGCTTGTCGTTCCTACTCATACAGTTACCTAGGGCTTTGCCCTAGGCTGGTATAGAGCGCGCCTTCAGCGCTTTTTTCGGATCGAAGGATTTGTGATTGGGTTGAAGAAAGCATATTTCGGGGCTGAAGCCCGGACCTACCCCCAGAAGCAACAGCAAAGACAAGGGCAAAAGCAGAAGCAGATTCCTCCGCTTCGCTCCTGAATGACAACCAAGAAGACAAGCAACGGCAAAAGCAAGAACGGTCAACAGCAAAGGCAAAGGCAAGAACAGGTAACGGCAAAGATGGTGAAGGGGCAGAAGAAAGATCCAGGCATGAGCCTGGATCTCTTTTTCGTGTTGGTGTTCCCTGCTTGGTTTAGTGCTGCATCTGGAAGGCGGCGCGACGGTTCTGCTGCCAGCAGGCTTCATTCTGGGCCGCGCAGACCTGGCTTTCCTTGCCGTAGCTGATGATCTTGATGCGGTCGCCCGAGACTCCCGCCGCGATCAGTGCGTCGCGAGCGGCGTTGGCGCGGTTTACGCCCAGGGCCAGGTTGTACTCGGCCGAGCCTCGGTCGTCCGCGTAGCCGCCCACCGTGACCGCCAGCGCCGGGTTGTCGCTCATATACTTTGCGGCATGGTCGATGGCCGCCTGCGCGTCCGGACGAATCTTGTAGCTGTCGTAGTCGAAGAGGGCGTCCTGCACGTTCTCGTGGAAGACCCTCTCCTTCTCCGGGTCGACCGTGAGCATCGTCGGCGTGGGAGCAGGGGCCGCAGCCACGGCCGGTGCCGCCACCTGGAAGCTCGTGTTGCAGTCCTGCATGGTCGAGGGGCTCGAGGCCAGGGAGACCCGGCCGTAGATGTGATAGCTGCCCGGGGCCACGCCCATCGTGTTGATGGAGACGCGGCGGCCGTTGCCGACGATGGCACCCGCGTCCGAGCTCCAGGTGTAGTTCAGGTCCACCTGGTCAGGCTCGGTGTGGGCGTAGCCGACGATGTCCAGCATCCGGCCCTGCTCAACCGTCGGCGAGGCCGTGCTGCAGGTGAACGTGATCTCGCTGGGACGGGCGACCTCTGCCCGCTCCTCATGGTGCCGGACCAGCCCCATGCCCCGGAACTTCACCACGACGCCGGCACCGACCATCAACTGCTGCTGGGTGTTGGTCGATCCATTGGGGAAGGTGGTGCGCAGGTACTCGACATCGAACGCCCGGACAGAGAACCGGCGGTTCAGGCTGAAGTCCACACCGCCGCCAGCCTGCAGGGCAAAGTTGGTGGCGCTGGTGGAGTAGGTCGTGCCCGTGGGGAAGTACGAGTCGCTACCGTGGCCGATGCCGAAGAGCGCCTGGCCGAAGGGTACGAACCGCCGTCCCGTGAGCTGCACGCGCGGGCCGCCCGCTACCGTGAAGAGCGTCAGGTTCTGGCCCAGCGCGCTGATGTTGCCGGCGCGGCCGCCGGTGAACTCGCCCGCTGCACTGAGCCAGTCCGTGATGTGGTAGCTGAAGGAAGCCGCGCCGCCCTGAAGGCCGAAGCACTCGCAGCCTCCCGGCGGCGGCGCGTTGGCGCGGATGTAGTTGTAGCCGACAGAGACATCGAACCGAGGCACGAGCAGGGCGGAACCGGCGCCGTCATGTTGTGCGAAAGCCGCCGGGCTGCCGAGCGTTACAAGAAGCAAAGCCAAGAGTGTGGGACGCATTGAGTTGAATCTCCTTCCGGGCCCTTGCGGGCCCGGCGTTAGCAGAGTTCCTGACGGCTAGTACAGCAGCGAGACCGAAGGCGAGGTCGTCAATGCACTCGTATCGACCATCGCGAACCGGTTGGGCGTGATCGCGTAGAGCACCAGGTTGGACCCGATGACCGTGTTGCCGTCTACGACCGTGGCCGATGAGTTGACCGTGAAGCGGCCAAAGGCATTCGGTGCCGCGTATGTCCCCGAATTGGTTGCGCTCAGGTCGAGGATGTTGATCGTGCCCACCCCTACGTTCAGGGACTCGGTGTAGGTCACCTGACCGGCTCCGTTGGAGGCGAAGCTGCCGACTCCGTCGAGACTGGCCACCGAGCTTGCCGGCGTGGTGCCGTACACGTACGACCCGGTGAAGGTGTTGGCCAGAGTGAAACCACCCGCAGGTTTGGTCTGAGCTTCAAGGTGGCCCAGCCCCGCGTAACCCGTCTCCACGAAGTAACCGTTGTTGGGCGAGATCAGATAGAAGGTGCGCGCCGGAGGAGGCGTGCCCCCGAGACCGAGGAGGGCCAGTATCCCGGACAGCAGACCGCTCGGAACCGGATAGGTCAGGACTCCGCGGCCCGATGCAGCGACCCCGCAGGTAACCGCACCCGTCGACTGGTAGGTACCGAGTAGAGCGTTCAGGATTGGAACGCCGCTGCCGAGACCTGTCAGGCCGTTGACCAGTTGGGCCGTGCCGCCCGAATCCACACTGTTGATCGCGCAGTTGCCGTCCGAGGTGCCATCGCCCTGGAAGACGCTCGCGGTGGTGAGGTTGAGTACATTCTGGAGCGTGGTCCCCAACAACCCGGGGTTGCTCGGCGCGTTCTCGTACCCGACGAATGGGCCGGACATCGACGTGTTGCTGAAGGTGGCCTGGGTTTGGAGCGCCGCCGTTCCGGCCAGCAGGATGTAGTTGGAGTACTTGTCGGTCGACATGATGAAGGCGTTATTGGCATTGACCACGTAGACCGCGTAGTCGGTTGGGTAGAAGTTTGCGGTGGTGCCTGCCGTACTCATCGAGAGCTGGATACGGCCGTTGGCATCCGTCGCCGCTGCCGTTCCGGTGAGCGCGGCGCTGGTGTAGTTGGTTGTCTCGATGATCGCGTCGCCGGTGCCGGTGACCGCGCCCACGCCGTTCGCCGTCAGGACGCCGACCGAAGCAACCGGTGCGGCCAGGACGCCGAGGGTGCAGCTCGGGATGCAGGGGATTGCGCCCTCGAGGCCGAAGGCATAGTTGCCCTTGAGTCCGGCGGTGAAGGCCGTCGGAGTCTGCAGGAGCAGGGTGCCCGCGCCCTTGGTTCCGGCCACCTGATCGTCGTCAGCTTCGATCAGGCTGCCCTCGGCGGTGACGGTTGCCGGTGCGACCGGAGCCTTTAGCGAGATCGCGTAGGTTCTGGTCGCTCCGGGCGTGCCGTCGGGGTTGAAGGCGGTGATGGCGAACGTTCCGGTATCGTCGGCGGCGATGGTGTAGGTGCCGACGAAGCTGGAGCTGCCGATCGTATTACCCGTTGCGGCGGTGGATTGGTGGTTGCTGTCTAGCTCACCGGCCGAGATGATGCCGGTGCCGTCGGCGGTGAAGCTGCCGATGGTCGCCGTCCGGTAGGCCAGCACGCCCAGCACCGCGTCGTCATAGCCCTGGAAGAGATAGGCGTACTGCCCCTTCAGGATGGAGTCGTTCGGTGTGCTCGGGTAGACCACCTGCAGATTGAGCTTCAGGCTGGCTGTCTGCGGAGTCGTC
This is a stretch of genomic DNA from Granulicella sp. WH15. It encodes these proteins:
- the folK gene encoding 2-amino-4-hydroxy-6-hydroxymethyldihydropteridine diphosphokinase; the encoded protein is MLAAVALGSNLASRFGEREENLRTAVERVCSLGSVVAVSSFFDTEPVGYLDQPRFLNGALLLETELAPIALLRGLLAIEAEMGRRRDLVVAKGPRVIDLDLLLVDGVVVDTPELMLPHPALAERAFVLEPLAEIAPGWVHPVTGRTVVEMLAALHAKQ
- the lpxC gene encoding UDP-3-O-acyl-N-acetylglucosamine deacetylase, translating into MQGSAHLEQTIRSEISFAGVGLHSGAPVSMRLVPAPAGSGIVFRRTDLDNFEIPATGRNVAKVSYATSLMRQSVLIQTTEHLLSALIGFGVDNVIVEVDNLEVPILDGSALPYVQAFQTTGLKQQRRRREYLKILKEVEVREGSKFIGVYPGDGYRIDYAIDFPAPIGSETFTGNLATGDYVRWIAPARTFGFKEDEPMLRDMGLIRGASDQCAIILNRQGVLNGPLRFADEFVRHKVLDLIGDLALAGRRIQGRVVAERAGHAMHTALVQRLMRDRSAWELAHGYDEVPETAQDEAMVRGLLPVHA
- a CDS encoding M20 family metallopeptidase: MTKMTLQALATAAAAHSGWIEQHLRELVEVESPSEDRAAVNAAAALVAGWARELKGRVKLHKQKEFGNILKLCFGPRTGRPVLLLGHLDTVWSLGTLTQMPWREQDGRLYGPGVLDMKAGVVMALAAIKCLQEQKLSRPVQFLLVSDEEVGSPVSRHITERVALEAEAVFVLEPAQGLAYKTARKGVGNYNLRVTGVAAHSGVDFESGHSAIREAARQIEIISAFTDLSRGLTVNCGVIEGGTRSNVIAAECTVEIDVRIARAADARLIERQLRGLRATDPSCKLELTGGINRPPMERKAGTIRLFRQARRLAAGLGFELDEAATGGGSDGNFTAALGVPTLDGMGAVGAGAHAAHEHIIAAELVPRTALLAAMIANL
- the ruvA gene encoding Holliday junction branch migration protein RuvA — protein: MIAHLRGRLISKSPNQAIVECAGVGYDVAISVATYTALPNEGEEARLHIFTKVAEDQLALFGFAETQEKRLFERLLTISGIGPKLAITVLSGIAADRLIAAIRASDHASLTKIPGIGKKTAERVVLELKDKLDDLATALPAATPVLSHGPVGDDALSALVNLGYARAVAQKAVETAIARDPAVTGSFEGLFRAAMGCIR
- a CDS encoding OmpA family protein: MRPTLLALLLVTLGSPAAFAQHDGAGSALLVPRFDVSVGYNYIRANAPPPGGCECFGLQGGAASFSYHITDWLSAAGEFTGGRAGNISALGQNLTLFTVAGGPRVQLTGRRFVPFGQALFGIGHGSDSYFPTGTTYSTSATNFALQAGGGVDFSLNRRFSVRAFDVEYLRTTFPNGSTNTQQQLMVGAGVVVKFRGMGLVRHHEERAEVARPSEITFTCSTASPTVEQGRMLDIVGYAHTEPDQVDLNYTWSSDAGAIVGNGRRVSINTMGVAPGSYHIYGRVSLASSPSTMQDCNTSFQVAAPAVAAAPAPTPTMLTVDPEKERVFHENVQDALFDYDSYKIRPDAQAAIDHAAKYMSDNPALAVTVGGYADDRGSAEYNLALGVNRANAARDALIAAGVSGDRIKIISYGKESQVCAAQNEACWQQNRRAAFQMQH